In Panicum virgatum strain AP13 chromosome 4N, P.virgatum_v5, whole genome shotgun sequence, a single window of DNA contains:
- the LOC120669478 gene encoding ervatamin-B-like, with product MRPPRSQVPTAALLALAVALASAAAARHPYAIVPPPAERADEEVRRMYAAWKSEHGRPRPPAGNCDLAGGEEEDRLRLEVFRDNLRYIDAHNAEADAGLHGFRLGLTPFADLTVEEYRGRVLGFRGRRGAARRAGSTRYPRRHADQLPDAVDWRQLGAVTEVKNQEQCGGCWAFSAVAAMEGINSIVKGNLISLSEQEVIDCDGQDNGCNGGEMQNAFQFVIDNGGIDTEADYPFTGTDGTCDANRVNEKVVTIDNFVDVATNNETALQEAVASQPVTVAIDAAGRAFQHYQSGIFNGMCGTKLDHGVTVVGYGSENGRDFWIVKNSWSDGWGEGGFIRMARNVPSPRGKCGIAMDASCPVKYSSNSNPAARAAMAALEMVVA from the exons ATGCGTCCACCACGCTCCCAGGTGCCCACCGCGGCGCTGCTCGCGCTTGCGGTGGCGctggcctccgccgcggcggcccgccACCCCTACGCCAtcgtcccgccgccggcggagcggGCGGACGAGGAGGTGCGGCGTATGTACGCGGCGTGGAAGTCGGAGCacggccgcccgcgcccgcccgccggcaaCTGCGacctggccggcggcgaggaggaggaccggCTGCGCCTGGAGGTGTTCCGCGACAACCTCCGCTACATCGACGCCCACAACGCGGAGGCGGACGCGGGGCTCCACGGCTTCCGCCTCGGCCTCACTCCCTTCGCCGACCTCACCGTCGAGGAGTACCGCGGCCGCGTCCTCGggttccgcggccgccgcggcgcggcgcgccgggcagggagcacccgctacccgcGCCGACACGCCGACCAGCTCCCCGACGCCGTCGACTGGCGCCAGCTCGGTGCCGTCACCGAGGTCAAGAACCAAGAGCAATGCG GTGGGTGCTGGGCGTTCTCGGCAGTGGCAGCCATGGAGGGGATCAACTCGATCGTCAAGGGCAACCTGATCTCCCTGTCGGAGCAGGAGGTGATCGACTGCGACGGCCAGGACAACGGCTGCAACGGCGGAGAGATGCAGAACGCCTTCCAGTTCGTCATCGACAACGGCGGGATCGACACCGAGGCCGACTACCCATTCACCGGAACGGACGGCACTTGTGACGCTAACCGG GTGAATGAGAAGGTTGTGACCATAGACAACTTCGTGGATGTGGCGACCAACAACGAGACGGCGTTGCAGGAGGCGGTGGCGAGCCAGCCCGTTACCGTCGCCATTGATGCCGCCGGTCGCGCATTCCAGCACTACCAGTCG GGCATCTTCAACGGGATGTGCGGGACGAAGCTGGACCACGGTGTGACGGTGGTGGGCTACGGCAGCGAGAACGGCAGGGACTTCTGGATCGTGAAGAACTCATGGAGCGACGGCTGGGGCGAGGGCGGCTTCATCCGGATGGCGCGCAACGTGCCCTCGCCCAGGGGCAAG